GAAGAAACATTTTAGGTTGATTCATTCTTCCTTCCGGACTTCTTTGACCGCCTAGATGGTTTGGCGAGATGCTGGCGCTGACTCTCGAACCCCTTCTGGAAGTTCACCAACCGCCTGTATACGTCGTAGGTGGCATACGCGTCCATGGAAGCATAATAGATGTTCTTCAAGGGCAAGGGCGCTTCTGCCCATATATGGTGGTCATCTTCTTTGAGAGTGTCCTTCATCTTGTTGTAGCTGTGGTGCATGATGGAACCAGCGTAGTCAGCCAAGCCATACTTTGGCTTAATCGTCACTGGATCAGGCACTCTCCACATATTCTGGATATCCACAAAGTTTTGTACCACCAGACCAACATGCTTGAGTTTTTTCTCATCATTGTTGATGTCCACCCCAACAAAGGTGTACTCCTCGTCGAGCAGGAAGGCGGGAAGCAGGTCGAAGTGCTCATCAGCAACACTTATGTGGTACACGAGGACGTAGATGCCAACGCATAACTGGACCACGGCCGCCATCTGTGTCGGACCACGAGGCCAGGTGTACTCCACATCCAGTGCAACTATCTTCTGGTCCTCGTTCCGCAGCCAATATTTGAATCTGCCAATGCAGTACTCAACACAGCTAGCCTTGTTCGTGTAATTCACACAAATTTCGGTATTTCCATCTCCCCTAGTAGCATAATCATTCTCGAACCATGCTGAAGGACTGTAATTGATGAAACCAGTATAAGACATGAAGCATGACAATAACCTGATAACAATAAGCCGAGATGAATATGACGGCAGATAGTATAGAAATTCTAGCGCTATTGAAAGTTTATGTAAACAAGTGCATGAACAATTTAAACTAaacaagtactccctctgtaaagaaatcaCTAAAGCAGTGAACCAGAAGTTGTTATATTTccttgcagagggagtatatgcgAATTAACAATCAAAATTTACGCTCTTGAAATATTTATCTAAACAACTGCATCAACAATCAAGAATAAACATGTATCTATGAATTGTTCATCGCCCATGCAGATGAAACGGTGTGTACAAACTAAAGAAGCAGGAGAAAAACAAGAAACTGACAAGACAACGGACTAGATGTTGCATGCAGATGAATCTGTGTGCAAAATTCTCATAAGGCAACAGACTACATGTTGCAGGCAGATGAATCTGTGCGCACATAATAAAGAAGCAGGAGAACAAGAAATTGACAAGAAGAAGGCCATCATATGTGCTGCTACTGGAGAACTACTAACAAAATTGACAGGAAGGAGAACTCACCGTTCCAGAAGCCAGATTGTTGGGAGAGTGGGCGACACAGAGGAAGAGGGAATCGAGAGGACGCAGAGGTAGAGGAACCGTTTTTGGAGAGTCGTGGCAGTGAGGACGAAGCGCCCTCGCGCATGCCCATCCTAAATAATTGGGACGGGGCTCGTCGCTCCTGTTGGAGTCCTCGCTTCCTTTCTCATGTTCACATTTAAAATGGGCTCATCCCATAGGCCCGTATAAGTAAGCACAAGAAGCCCAAACGCTTCACGGTTGAGATTACTGATCTAAACTTGCTAAGAAATTCTCAAAATAAAAAAACTAGCTAAAAAAACATTACGTGATCTAAAACTACCTCTTCGTGAGATCCCAAATTCCCAATATTTCCTTGTGGTCGGTTGTTAGAGAATCCCCTATAAATAAACATTACGTGATCTAAAACTACCTCTTCGTGAGATCCCAAATTCCCAATATTTCCTTGTGATCAGTTGTTAGAGAATCCCCTATAAATACAAAGCTTTTCACGGCATAGATCGTATACTTCCACCCCACGCCTCCCATACCTAGCCACCCATGACTACACCGAATTACCACCCCACGCCGCCCAAAGTAGCTCCCAGGTTGGTGAAGCCAACAGAGCCGTCATCTTCGAAGCCCGCATCGGCGAATCCTGAGATGAAAGAGAAGGGCACGTCAGAGAAGCCGACGAAAGATAAGGGCACgtcggagaagccggcgaatcaAAAGATGAAAGCGAACGGCAATGGAGCCGGTCGCCATCGAGAGAATCCTCCGGTAACGATCGAGATCCTTGTATTCTGTATACACCCTCCTTCCCAAGTCTGCATGCAATCCCATTATTTACGGCGCACTTCTTTTTGATCTCGTTTAGTTACAGCCATAACGAATTATCCCTATTTTACCGAAGGGAGATGGGTGTGTCCAGAATGGCTTGCATGAATCTTAGCATAAAATCAATGACATAGGACTTAGATAAGCaatacttagagcacatctagatgtgctttagcaaaacttAAGGGAGATCGTGGATACCTTCCTCTCTTAGTTTTTAGTCGTGAATGCCTCTCTCTGTAATGAAACTTGCACTAATTTTCGTGTTGGAAATTTCTAGTAATTCAACGATATGGAAAGGAAGGACTAGTAATTGAACTTTGTTTAAAACCAGCAACCGAATCAACAAAATAATCGTAGTACTCCTAAATGCCTGATCAAATACGCAGTAGGCAGAATACAAAGTAGTTTTGTACGTAAGTTGCACGCCTCACTTATTTGGCATTGAGAACATCAAATGTATGTACTATATTAAATTTTCGGTTGACGAGAAAGAAAGGAGAAAACTAAAGAGAAAGATGGACAGTAGGATCACATGTTACATTCCTAATATGGTGATTATCTATAAACTATTGATCTTGTGATCATGTATGCAATTATTTTCGTAAGCGTGACGCCTGAAACTTTAGTAGTGTACATAGACCAAAGTCTG
The Aegilops tauschii subsp. strangulata cultivar AL8/78 chromosome 3, Aet v6.0, whole genome shotgun sequence genome window above contains:
- the LOC109757130 gene encoding uncharacterized protein produces the protein MAAVVQLCVGIYVLVYHISVADEHFDLLPAFLLDEEYTFVGVDINNDEKKLKHVGLVVQNFVDIQNMWRVPDPVTIKPKYGLADYAGSIMHHSYNKMKDTLKEDDHHIWAEAPLPLKNIYYASMDAYATYDVYRRLVNFQKGFESQRQHLAKPSRRSKKSGRKNEST